The stretch of DNA TCTGCGGTAATTTCTACTCCATCACTCCAATAACAACCTTTCCTTAATTTTATAGTCATCTGAGTGAAATCATTGTTGTATATGGGACCTTCTGCTGCTAAAGCGTTTATTACTTCTCCAGTAGTTGGATCAACTATCCATAAAGGTTCTAATATAAGTTGCTGTATACCTCTATCAGGATTACGCCAGGCAGACGTAAAAACATTAAAGTTTGCCGGAGCCCCAGCTCTTCCTGATAACACATCAACGATCAATGTCTCTTCTCTTGGTACACCTGCAACTTGTGAAAAGCCCGTTATAACAAGTAAAAAAGACAACAAAACTATCCACACACTTTTTTTCATTTTTTACACCTCCTGCTTAAATTTCTTACTTTACTTCCAATCTTTTAAAAAACATAGAACTTTAATACTCGATTTCTAATATTTCTTTACCTTTAACACTTAAAACCACCGAAACTACATCTTCCCCTGTCAATGCTTTGCTTCTTTCATCAGGTTGTTGACCTCCTACATATATCTTGAACTCTCCTGGTTCTAATACACACCTCCCTTCTTCATTTATCAATCCTAACTGTCTTGGTGTAATTCTAAAAGTTATCGTTTTGCTTTCTTGCGGTTTAAGATATACCCGTTTAAATCCTTTGAGTTCATATTTTGGCACTTCTACTGTGCTTTCTATATCTTTTATGTAAAGTTGTACTACATCTTCGCCTGCTATGTCACTTGTATTT from Petrotoga sp. 9PWA.NaAc.5.4 encodes:
- a CDS encoding glycoside hydrolase family 3 C-terminal domain-containing protein; its protein translation is NWAQENIAAIIECWYPGEEGGTALADVILGKYNPAGRLPITFVKSVDQLPPFTDYSMKGRTYRYMKEEPLYPFGYGLSYSKFEYSDLKLDPQVMDIKELKDIEVEVTVKNTSDIAGEDVVQLYIKDIESTVEVPKYELKGFKRVYLKPQESKTITFRITPRQLGLINEEGRCVLEPGEFKIYVGGQQPDERSKALTGEDVVSVVLSVKGKEILEIEY